The DNA segment GAAATACTTTTTGAATGAAATTGTCTTCTTCTTTTACACGACTTGAATTTCTTGAGACTATATCCAGTTCAAAATTTCGACCACTGAAAGTTCTTGGATGTGAAAATGAGAAACCATCTATAATAGTAAAATTCTTTTTCCTACCAGCTTGCTCAAATAAAGTGTCATAGTTTAATGTGAAAATTTTAGCTCTAGGAAGTGTTACTTTACGCTTTGTTATTTTTTCAATAAAAAGAGAATGTGGAGCATTTTCAGGTAATCTTAAAGTACAGTTTGTTTTTATAATATCTTCTATTTTTTTGATTACATCCTCAATGACAATTTTTACTTTACCTTCATCTGGAATATGCTCAACATAATTTTTAGAAATATTTGCTAAGGAAAGTAGCTTTTCCAAGTTTTTCACATATTGTTCTTCTTCACCTTCATTTTTAAACTTATCTTCATACTTTACTAACTTACAAAATCCGTGAAGTGTTTCGTCCGAAATTACTTCTTTGACATCATCCCATAGTTGAGCTAATAATCTTCCTTTTCGTTCTTTAGTTTCTTCTCCAATTTGAATATCCTTTCCAATACCAACTGAAGAGCCAGCTCCAGTTAGTACTACTAAGTTTTCGAACTGATTATTCAAAAATTCCGCATATTTCTCTCTCTTTTTAGAAATGGCAAACTTCAGTTTATCATCATAAGATGTTCCTTCATCAAACTTATGCAAATTACTATCAATATAAATGTTGCAATCAATTGTTTCATCAACTCCTTCTTGATCTGATTTTATTCTTTCTATTTCAACAGATTTTTTGCCATTTATATATATAAATTCTTTCATGTCACTTAATAAATTAAGCCCGTAAATTAATCAATTTTTACAGATTTTATGCATAAAATATATAAAAAGTTATTCAACGAGATGATTTTTCCCCTGAGTTATATGTTTTCACATAATGGTAAGTCCTAAATAATCAATACAGATTAATAAACAAAATAGAATTAACCTTCTTGCACCAAATGCTGTAAATCTGGATCCTTTTTGATCCTTTCCAATTCAGTTTCGATAATTAGAACAATATCCCGTTTTATTTGCCTGTAATTAGCTTCTATTTCTTCTTTCATTTTATCTTTACCGTGTTCATCCACGAAAGATAAAATCTCAGGTATCTTTTTATAAACTTTAGTTTCGGCAGCTACTTTAGCATTATCCACTACGATTTCAGCATTAAAAATTTTCTGTTCAATACGCTCATCAAAATTATCCGAAACAGCTCCCACAAACATTCCTTGTGTAAGAGTCGAAATTTTGGATGCAGGGATAAGACTGTCCAACTGGGTCGAAATGGAGGTAGATTTATCGCTTCTATTGATAGTCAGGCTTTGTCTTTTCTGTAATACTTTGCCAAAACGTTCTGATAAACTTTTAGCAGTCTCTCCAACAACTTGTCCGCTAAAAATATTACCAACCGTATTTTGAATAACTTTACTTTCTTTGTCACCATAATCACGGGTTAATTGGGAATAATCCTGAAACCCCAAACAAACGGCTACTTTATTGCTTCTGGCAGTGGCAATCAGATTATCCAATCCTCTAAAGTATATAGTTGGTAATTCATCAATAATGACTGAACTTTTTAGTTTTCCTTTCTTGTTTATCAGTTTTATGATTCTAGAATTATACAACCCCAATGCAGCCGAATAGATATTCTGCCTATCGGGATTATTACCAACGCAAAGTATTTTCGGTTCATTTGGATTATTGATATCTAATGAGAAGTCATCTCCTGTCATTACCCAATAAAGTTGTGGTGAAATCATTCTTGATAGAGGAATTTTAGCGGAAGCTATCTGTCCTTGCAACTGGTCTTGTGCCCCACCTTGCCACGCATCCATAAAAGGTGACAAATAATTTTCGAGATCTGAATAAGAAGTAAGGATGGTAAATACATCTGCGTATTTCTTATTGAGCAACTCAATGGCGTGAGGAAATGTACAGTACTTTCCGTTATCATATATTTTTAGAAACCAGATAATGGCGGCTAACAAGATTATCGGAGATTCCACAAAGAAATCTCCCTGCTTTTGTATCCAACTTCGGTTAAGGTTTAGCATAATGGTATAAGCCGACTCATAAGCATCTGATATGTCCGTCATAAAATTTGGATTGATGGGATTACAACGGTGGCTTCTTCGCGGGTCATCGAAATTAATGACATAGAATTTTGGCTCTACTTTATACTTATCGGCATGCTTCAGCAAATGATTGTAGGCGATGGTAGAAAGGTCATCAAATTTAAAATCATAAATGTACATCGAAAACCCCTTTTCAATATGCTGCTTGATGTAATTGTTTATTACGGCATAACTTTTACCCGATCCTGGTGTACCCAAAACAATGGAAGCTCTAAAAGGGTTTACTACGTTAATCCATCCCTCATTCCATTTGCCTTTATAATAAAACGTGGTTGGAAGATTAACGGAATATTCATTTTTCATCAATTTGGTTTCTTGCATAAAACTTTCGTTCTCGTTATTGAAGACATCATCCATTAGGTTGGTACGGAGTAAACGACTAATCCATACACCAGCCACCATTAAAGCAATGTAACCTAGTGAAGTTGTCAGAATATATAAAGATGTTGCCATTCCTGAAGATAGTCGTAATAATGGAGTATTCAAAAAGAAAAGAACAAAACCGATTGTTAAGGCTGAGTAGATTTTGGTCCAGGTTATCTTTTCATTTTTTACTCCCTTGGTTCCCAAACAACTTAATGCGAGTAAAACCAAAGCAAAGAGTTTGGAATATAAAGTATTGGAAAACAAGCTTGCTGTCCGTTGAAAATTACCTAATATTTTGTTGATTAGTTCAAGTGTCCAACCCCGTTCCAAAAAAAAGCCATAACAAAACCAGTAAAAGTGCATTAATACCAGCTGGATGCTGACTGCACGCATAAAAGCCATTATTTTGGCCAGTCCTCTTACATCGTCCTCTCCTTGCATATTTTAATGAATTGAATGTTGCAGCTGAATGTAGAACAAAAACAAAATCCTTGACAGCATAAGGAACTAGATGGCTGTCAGTGGCACTATTTGGCTATTTGAACATTGAATAGGTGAAAGAGAAAATCTATTTTTGGTCTCCATTTCTTCTGCGTTTCTTCTTTTTATTCATTTGGTTGGCAAATTTTTGTTCTTCATAATCTTCGCCCTGCGCTTGAGGCAGTAATCCACCCATTGCTTCAATTAATCCAAGATTATCATTGCTATTCTCAGTTTGTCTTTGATTAAGAAAATCAAAAAGTTCGTGAGGTTGAGCTGTTTCTGTTGGTGGATTTTCTTTTTTAATGGATGATAAATGAATGGAGTCATCCTTCATCATTTCTGGGCGTTTTTCAGTATTTCCATCTTTCCACCAATCATTGAAAACGTTGGCAGAAAGATTTTTGTCTAATTGTGAGCCATTCCAAACGGTACGGGATTCGTGGTCAATAAAAGTCATTCCATAAATACGTCCTTCTTTGTTCCGACGGACAACCATATTAATTCCTTGCTCCAGTAATTGTTTCTTGAATTCAGTTTCACTGGGAGTTGTATACATAGCTATTTCAATGGTGTTTTTTAGTACCGTTTTTGCTTGTGACGCTTTCATCTTTTCTTTCGATTTCCCAAAATGTTTTTGTAAATTTTCCAAACCTGCATAGCGACCAAAGCGTGATGCCTTGAACGGATTACTAGCTTTTTCTCCCAGCTCGTTCAATGCAAAATAGACCAATCCCTGTTTAGGCTGACCGTTTACTTCTCCTTTTACTTCCTCAGTGGTAATGTTAAAAAGGGAAAGTAGTGCACTATAAGCTCCCAAACTTTGGTACTCGTAATACTTTGGTAAGTGTCGAACTACTGAAGCTATCTGGCTCTTTACATTAACTTCTTTATAATCTACTGGTCTGAAAATTGCTTCTTTTGGATTGCGTTCTTTTTCCGTTGCCGGTAGTAGTTCATAATGTTGTTCCAATGTACGGCAGGCATTCATGGAACGTAATTTTTCATAAGAATCCGATATTTTTTTACCGTTACGATCTACACATGTTGATACAATGTGAATGTGAGTTCGTTCAATGTCGGTATGTTTGAAAACTACATAAGGCTGTTCACCATAACCCATGAGTTCCATATAATCTTTGGCTAGCAGTTTAAAGCTTTCATCATTTACCTGATCTCTCGGGTCGGGATTGAGCGATATATGCAAAACAGGCTTTTCCGTTCGCTTGTTTGCAATTAGATAAGGTTCAAATGAACTGTGTAATTGAGCAACGGTATAATTTCCATTGATGGTTTCTCTCATTCGATGGGTTGCCAATACCTCCCCTTTTTCCGTATCAACTTTCAGTTGATTATAAGAAAGTGCACCAATCATATTTGCTCCACGATTAATCTTGGCTATCATTTTTTTGGTTTTTAATCAAATATTTGTTTTCAAACTCCTCAGTCAACTGCGTGATTTCACGGCATAACTTCGCTAATTCTACTGTTTGTTTTTCCAGTTTAAACAGATATGCCGCCGCTTTCTTTTCGGAAAAATTGCGATACAATAGTTTTACTATCTGATTGTAATTGACGCCAACGGAACGAAACTGACCATACAAAGTAGTTAACCGCATGTAATAATCCATTGCAGCTATATCTATTTTTACAGTTTTAATTTGCTTTTCAAACAAAATGGAAGTAATGAAATGAGCTTTATTATCTGCACCTGAAGCTTCAAAAAGGGAAAGGAATTTAGCATTTTCCTCGTCCGTAAGACGAAAAACATAACGGTGGATGCTCGGATTCTTTTTAAGATTCCGACCACCTTTATGCTTTCCATTGTTTTGTTCTCCATTCATCATCAATCCATTTTAATATTTTACAAAACACCGACTTCGGAGGATGTTTTAAGCCCCTGCAAGGGCAAGTTGTTTTGAGGCACGGAATTCATTTCGAGTG comes from the Flavobacterium limnophilum genome and includes:
- the mobB gene encoding conjugal transfer protein MobB, yielding MIAKINRGANMIGALSYNQLKVDTEKGEVLATHRMRETINGNYTVAQLHSSFEPYLIANKRTEKPVLHISLNPDPRDQVNDESFKLLAKDYMELMGYGEQPYVVFKHTDIERTHIHIVSTCVDRNGKKISDSYEKLRSMNACRTLEQHYELLPATEKERNPKEAIFRPVDYKEVNVKSQIASVVRHLPKYYEYQSLGAYSALLSLFNITTEEVKGEVNGQPKQGLVYFALNELGEKASNPFKASRFGRYAGLENLQKHFGKSKEKMKASQAKTVLKNTIEIAMYTTPSETEFKKQLLEQGINMVVRRNKEGRIYGMTFIDHESRTVWNGSQLDKNLSANVFNDWWKDGNTEKRPEMMKDDSIHLSSIKKENPPTETAQPHELFDFLNQRQTENSNDNLGLIEAMGGLLPQAQGEDYEEQKFANQMNKKKKRRRNGDQK
- a CDS encoding SIR2 family protein, whose translation is MKEFIYINGKKSVEIERIKSDQEGVDETIDCNIYIDSNLHKFDEGTSYDDKLKFAISKKREKYAEFLNNQFENLVVLTGAGSSVGIGKDIQIGEETKERKGRLLAQLWDDVKEVISDETLHGFCKLVKYEDKFKNEGEEEQYVKNLEKLLSLANISKNYVEHIPDEGKVKIVIEDVIKKIEDIIKTNCTLRLPENAPHSLFIEKITKRKVTLPRAKIFTLNYDTLFEQAGRKKNFTIIDGFSFSHPRTFSGRNFELDIVSRNSSRVKEEDNFIQKVFHLYKPHGSVDWTNEENQIIQKDEPDKSLMIYPKDSKYESSYEQPYFEMMSRFQQNVRNENTLLICIGFSFNDKHIVTAIVEALEQNPGFQLMVVNKQIDNWSKSFNPIFEAAKIHNNIVLVDEVFDDFAKYYPDLKSYNQEDAKKIILNLNSSKHE
- the mobA gene encoding conjugal transfer protein MobA gives rise to the protein MNGEQNNGKHKGGRNLKKNPSIHRYVFRLTDEENAKFLSLFEASGADNKAHFITSILFEKQIKTVKIDIAAMDYYMRLTTLYGQFRSVGVNYNQIVKLLYRNFSEKKAAAYLFKLEKQTVELAKLCREITQLTEEFENKYLIKNQKNDSQD
- the mobC gene encoding conjugal transfer protein MobC, with the protein product MQGEDDVRGLAKIMAFMRAVSIQLVLMHFYWFCYGFFLERGWTLELINKILGNFQRTASLFSNTLYSKLFALVLLALSCLGTKGVKNEKITWTKIYSALTIGFVLFFLNTPLLRLSSGMATSLYILTTSLGYIALMVAGVWISRLLRTNLMDDVFNNENESFMQETKLMKNEYSVNLPTTFYYKGKWNEGWINVVNPFRASIVLGTPGSGKSYAVINNYIKQHIEKGFSMYIYDFKFDDLSTIAYNHLLKHADKYKVEPKFYVINFDDPRRSHRCNPINPNFMTDISDAYESAYTIMLNLNRSWIQKQGDFFVESPIILLAAIIWFLKIYDNGKYCTFPHAIELLNKKYADVFTILTSYSDLENYLSPFMDAWQGGAQDQLQGQIASAKIPLSRMISPQLYWVMTGDDFSLDINNPNEPKILCVGNNPDRQNIYSAALGLYNSRIIKLINKKGKLKSSVIIDELPTIYFRGLDNLIATARSNKVAVCLGFQDYSQLTRDYGDKESKVIQNTVGNIFSGQVVGETAKSLSERFGKVLQKRQSLTINRSDKSTSISTQLDSLIPASKISTLTQGMFVGAVSDNFDERIEQKIFNAEIVVDNAKVAAETKVYKKIPEILSFVDEHGKDKMKEEIEANYRQIKRDIVLIIETELERIKKDPDLQHLVQEG